Proteins encoded in a region of the Bicyclus anynana chromosome 9, ilBicAnyn1.1, whole genome shotgun sequence genome:
- the LOC112043685 gene encoding cytochrome P450 6B5-like gives MDDNRIQGDTYKSYAKEKRKAETEMDGQCKTGGRGQLDKIYKGSRIVYLSNIYYFDIIIILLTILLKYILTKNHDYWKKRNVPYLEPSLIFGNYKEAILLKKHQSQVTFDICSKFPNEPYIGTFFGTDPALVVLDPNLLKLILATDFYYFSGREVNDYSHKEVITRNVFFTGGDKWKIQRQNLTPLYSSSKIKGMFYLIQNCAKQLEELLEEETKYSQDVDAKVLLGKFTMDAITSCVFGINSDIMKKETSSTNPFSVLGSKIFDRSKIAGIKLYFRQMWPALFYALRLSIFDPSINDYFVRILKGVFESRSNAKSSRNDFVDLILTWKTGKVITSESMSNLKTGEKKTLTLEVNDELLASQCVALFGAGFETTSTVMSFTLYEIAKNPEVQKKVLEEVDLYFKRHNGEIEYECVNELPYLVACIEEAVRLYPGVPVNSREVMDDYTLPTGLRLKKGDRIHIPMNFIQRHPRYFSEPDKFNPERFYGDAKKNITPFTFSPFGEGPRICLGMRFARMPMHAGLLAVFRNHRVELSEDMPKTIPILPYSIVITPSIPIKLKFLPRKD, from the exons ttatttaagcAATATATACTATTTTGACATTATAATAA TACTTTTAACAATTcttcttaaatatattttgacaaaAAACCATGATTACTGGAAGAAAAGAAACGTGCCTTATTTGGAGCCGTCACTTATATTTGGAAACTACAAAGAAGCAATCCTGCTCAAAAAACATCAAAGTCAAGTGACATTTGACATCTGTAGCAAGTTTCCGAATGAGCCATACATAGGCACTTTCTTCGGCACCGACCCAGCGCTCGTCGTCCTGGACCCGAACCTGCTCAAACTCATCTTAGCTACAGACTTCTACTACTTCAGTGGCAGAGAAGTAAACGACTATTCGCATAAAGAAGTGATCACCAGGAACGTATTTTTCACCGGCGGTGACAAGTGGAAAATACAGCGCCAGAACCTCACTCCCTTATACTCCTCCAGCAAAATTAAAGGCATGTTTTATTTGATACAGAACTGCGCTAAACAATTGGAGGAACTTCTGGAAGAAGAGACGAAATACTCACAGGACGTAGACGCCAAAGTGTTGCTGGGGAAATTCACAATGGACGCCATCACCAGCTGCGTGTTCGGAATAAACTCCGACATTATGAAAAAAGAAACTTCGAGCACGAATCCGTTCAGTGTGCTGGGTTCCAAGATATTTGATAGATCAAAAATAGCAGGAATAAAGTTATATTTCAGACAAATGTGGCCCGCGTTGTTTTACGCCTTGAGATTGTCGATATTCGATCCGagtataaatgattattttgtaaGGATTTTAAAAGGAGTCTTCGAATCTCGCAGCAACGCCAAATCTTCGAGAAACGATTTCGTAGATCTTATACTGACTTGGAAAACCGGTAAAGTGATAACTAGCGAGAGCATGAGCAACTTAAAAACTGGTGAAAAGAAGACTTTGACACTCGAAGTGAACGACGAGCTATTGGCGAGTCAGTGCGTAGCGCTCTTCGGAGCGGGATTCGAAACAACATCTACAGTCATGAGCTTTACTTTGTACGAGATCGCTAAAAACCCTGAAGTACAGAAGAAAGTGTTAGAAGAAGTTGATCTTTATTTCAAGAGGCATAACGGTGAAATCGAATACGAGTGTGTGAATGAGCTGCCGTATCTCGTGGCGTGTATCGAAGAAGCTGTACGCCTGTATCCAGGGGTACCAGTGAACTCGCGAGAGGTGATGGATGACTACACTCTACCGACGGGTCTTCGTTTAAAAAAAGGAGATCGTATTCACATACCAATGAATTTTATTCAGCGGCACCCTCGATATTTTTCAGAACCAGATAAATTCAACCCAGAGCGATTTTATGGGGAcgccaaaaaaaatatcacgccCTTCACCTTCTCGCCTTTCGGAGAAGGTCCCAGAATATGCCTTG GTATGCGGTTTGCTAGGATGCCGATGCACGCCGGTCTTCTCGCGGTGTTCAGGAACCATCGAGTAGAGTTATCGGAGGACATGCCCAAAACTATTCCTATACTACCGTATTCGATAGTCATCACCCCTTCAATACCTATAAAGCTAAAATTTCTACCACGCAAAGATTAA